In Brienomyrus brachyistius isolate T26 chromosome 3, BBRACH_0.4, whole genome shotgun sequence, the following proteins share a genomic window:
- the zgc:171579 gene encoding G-protein coupled receptor 4, which yields MYLPSNQSTPEALTAQACLIDFNQDAIFLSVLYSIFFVFGIPLNILALYGLYNLIRCENILPVFVINLLLSNLLQLATLPLWIDYYRTGHCWSFGPIGCHGVTLIFYISIYVAIFFKCLIALERHLAIAWPHKFQAVQKLRSVVCLSVGVWLTVAVPPLVSINTMFHELQNKHLCNEKYPADMHAIIYRLITLALTFVLPFSFISILHMQTLKCLAGLPSSRAEEKRRIRAFLSFLVIIFVVVLGPYHLIGSIKYIGLVFNPGNCEWEKSVFLPYQVGRALLSLNTLLDPIMYIFLRNDFRELAQTHLSCLRRS from the coding sequence ATGTACCTGCCGTCCAATCAGAGCACTCCAGAGGCTCTCACTGCCCAAGCGTGTCTCATAGACTTTAACCAAGACGCCATCTTCCTCTCTGTCTTGTACTCCATCTTTTTTGTCTTTGGTATACCACTCAACATCCTGGCTCTCTACGGCCTCTACAATTTAATCAGGTGCGAGAACATCCTGCCTGTCTTTGTCATCAACCTGCTGCTTTCCAACCTGCTACAGCTCGCAACCTTGCCGCTGTGGATAGACTACTACAGAACGGGCCATTGCTGGAGCTTCGGGCCCATTGGGTGCCATGGAGTGACCCTCATCTTCTACATCAGCATCTATGTGGCCATCTTCTTCAAGTGCCTGATTGCGCTGGAGCGCCACCTGGCTATTGCCTGGCCGCACAAGTTCCAAGCCGTGCAGAAGCTGAGGAGTgtggtgtgtctgtctgtgggcgtGTGGCTCACTGTGGCAGTGCCCCCGCTGGTATCTATAAACACCATGTTCCACGAACTACAGAACAAACACCTCTGCAATGAGAAGTATCCTGCCGACATGCACGCGATCATCTACCGCCTCATCACCCTAGCCCTGACATTCGTCCTGCCCTTCTCTTTCATTTCGATCCTGCACATGCAGACCCTCAAGTGCCTGGCGGGTCTTCCTTCTTCCCGGGCCGAGGAGAAGAGACGCATACGTGCTTTCTTAAGCTTCCTGGTAATCATCTTCGTGGTTGTGCTGGGGCCGTACCACCTCATCGGCTCCATCAAGTACATCGGGCTGGTGTTCAATCCCGGGAACTGCGAGTGGGAGAAGTCCGTGTTCCTGCCGTATCAAGTGGGCCGAGCTTTGTTGAGCCTGAACACCTTGCTGGACCCGATCATGTACATCTTCCTACGCAATGACTTCAGGGAGCTGGCGCAGACCCATCTGTCCTGTCTCAGAAGATCCTAG